Part of the Micromonospora rhizosphaerae genome is shown below.
CGCCGAGGAGATCATCGGCTTCGTGGCCGGCCTGATCGGGCCGGGCCGGCAGCGCGACGCGATCCTGGTGCGCCACTTCACCTGGGAGGTGGCGAAGCTGCTCCGGCCCGAGTTCCTGGACCTGCAGCCCGACGTCCAGGAGCAGGTCCACATCCGGATCCGCAAGCTGGCCGAGACGTACCTCACCGACAACATCCGGGATCAGCTCGCCCCCGACGTGCGGCTGCGGCTGCTGATCGCCCGGGACGCCGACCTGGACCGGCTGCGGAAGCTGATCCGCCAGCAGGCCGACAAGGACCTGCCCGAGGTGACCGTCGCCGACGGCCGCTGGTACGCCCACTACGTCGGGTTCCGCGACCGGGAGCTGGGCTTCCCGGCCGAGTGGTACGACGTCACCGAGAACGCCGCCCAGATGATGGCCAAGCTCACCGCGACCGAGCTGGCCTGGGGCCGCGACGCCGCGGGCGCCCGGGCGCTGATCGTGACGGCCCACAGCCGGTGGGCCGACCTGGCCGAGCTCGCGGTGGACGCGGTGCGGGTCAGCGTCGGCGGGCTGACCGGTGTCACCTCGGTCGTCGCGGGCGGTCCCGGTACCGTCGTACGGGCCGACTTCCCGGTGGACCGGCTCCTCGAGGTCGTCGCGGGGGAGCGCCGGGCGGTACGGGCCGAGGTCACCGCGCTGGGCGGGACCGGTTCGGCGCCGCTGCGCACGGAGCGACGGCTCGCCGCACCACGCCTGCTGGCGCGGCGCGGTGGCCGGCTCCACATCGTCACGCCCACCACGAACCACAAGGGCCAGGTGATCGTCGCGATCACCCCGGTGACGCCCCGTCGGTTCATTGCCCGTCTCCGCCGAATGTGGCCCTCTGGAGGAAAGTAGTTCCATGAACATCTGCGTCGTCGCGCTGGGAAAGATCGGGCTGCCGCTCGCCGTGCAGTTCGCCTCGAAGGGGCACCGGGTGATCGGTGCCGACGTGTCCGAGCGGGTGGTGCGGCTGGTCAACGATGGGGCCGTGCCGTTCCCGGGTGAGACCGACCTGGACGTCAAGCTGAAGGAGGCGGTCGCCGCCGGGCTGTTCTCCGCCACCACCGACACCGCGGCGGCGGTTGCCGAGTCCGAGGCGGTCGTCGTGGTCGTGCCGCTCTTCGTCGACGCCGACGGGGTGCCGGACTTCGGCTGGATGGACGACGCCACCCGGGCCATCGCCGCGGGGCTCAAGCCGGGCACGCTGGTCAGCTACGAGACCACGCTGCCGGTCGGCACCACCCGCAACCGCTGGGCGCCGATGCTGGAGGAGGGCTCCGGCCTCACCGCCGGGAAGGACTTCCACCTGGTCTTCAGCCCGGAGCGGGTGCTCACCGGCCGGGTCTTCGCCGACCTGCGCCGCTACCCCAAGCTGGTCGGCGGCATCGACGAGGCGTCGGCCGAGCACGGCGTGCGCTTCTACGAGGCGGTGCTGGACTTCGACGAGCGGGCCGACCTGAACCGCCCGAACGGCGTCTGGGACCTGGGCTCGGCCGAGGCGTCCGAGTTGGCCAAGCTCGCCGAGACGACCTACCGGGACGTCAACATCGGCCTGGCGAACCAGTTCGCCCGGTTCGCCGACACGGTGGGCGTCGACGTGACCAAGGTCATCGAGGCCTGCAACACCCAGCCGTACAGCCACATCCACCAGCCGGGCATCGCGGTCGGCGGGCACTGCATCCCGATCTACCCGCGGATGTACCTGTGGAACGACCCGGCGGCCACCGTCGTGCGCTCGGCCCGCGAGGCCAACGCCGCGATGCCGGAGTACGCCGTCGACCTGCTCGCCGCCGCGTACGGCGACCTGACCGACGTCGGGGTGCTCGTGCTCGGTGCCGCGTACCGGGGTGGCGTCAAGGAGACCGCCTTCTCCGGCGTCTTCCCGACCGTCGAGGCGCTGCGCAAGCGGGGCGCCAAGCCGTACGTGTCGGACCCGATGTACACCAACGAGGAGCTGGCGGCGCACGGCCTGCCGGCGTACGACGGCCAGCCGGTGCAGGCCGCCGTCATCCAGGCCGACCACGCCGAGTACCGCACCCTCTCCCCGGCCGACCTGCCGGGCGTGACGGTGCTGGTCGATGGCCGCCGGGTCACCGACCCGGCCCGCTGGACGGGCGTCCGTCGGGTGGTCATCGGCGGCTGACCCGCCGCCCGGCGTGGGCCCCGGCCGGTCACGGCCGGGGCCCACCGTGTTTGCGACACGCGCGGTGACCGGTGCCACGGGTGCTTTGTCGGCCGGATACCCCGGCGATACTTGAAGTACTTGCCGCGTTAGGGTCGCAGCTGCCCGGTATCGGACGCGATCGTTACCGGTGGGCAGATAGGGAGCATGTCGTTGTTCAGCAGAGTACGGAGCCAGCAGGGCTTCGCCGCGGTCGGCGCGGTGCTGCTGGCGTACGGGATCATGATCCTGGCCGGCGCCTTCGGCTGGGTGGTCCCGTTCGCG
Proteins encoded:
- a CDS encoding nucleotide sugar dehydrogenase translates to MNICVVALGKIGLPLAVQFASKGHRVIGADVSERVVRLVNDGAVPFPGETDLDVKLKEAVAAGLFSATTDTAAAVAESEAVVVVVPLFVDADGVPDFGWMDDATRAIAAGLKPGTLVSYETTLPVGTTRNRWAPMLEEGSGLTAGKDFHLVFSPERVLTGRVFADLRRYPKLVGGIDEASAEHGVRFYEAVLDFDERADLNRPNGVWDLGSAEASELAKLAETTYRDVNIGLANQFARFADTVGVDVTKVIEACNTQPYSHIHQPGIAVGGHCIPIYPRMYLWNDPAATVVRSAREANAAMPEYAVDLLAAAYGDLTDVGVLVLGAAYRGGVKETAFSGVFPTVEALRKRGAKPYVSDPMYTNEELAAHGLPAYDGQPVQAAVIQADHAEYRTLSPADLPGVTVLVDGRRVTDPARWTGVRRVVIGG
- a CDS encoding glycosyltransferase family 2 protein translates to MSQPDVTVIVAVYNTMPYLTTCLTSLVEQTIGLERLEVVAVDDGSTDGSGAELDRFAQRYPGTFTVLHQPNSGGPAAPSNRALDRARGRYVFFIGSDDHLGPEALERLVAAADRWHSDIVLGRMVGANKRYVHQAIYASTEAQVDLFDSALPWSLSNTKLFRRDLIERHGLRFREDMPMGSDQPFTLEACLRAERISVLADYEYYYAVKRDNAQNITYASRFEERLRCAEEIIGFVAGLIGPGRQRDAILVRHFTWEVAKLLRPEFLDLQPDVQEQVHIRIRKLAETYLTDNIRDQLAPDVRLRLLIARDADLDRLRKLIRQQADKDLPEVTVADGRWYAHYVGFRDRELGFPAEWYDVTENAAQMMAKLTATELAWGRDAAGARALIVTAHSRWADLAELAVDAVRVSVGGLTGVTSVVAGGPGTVVRADFPVDRLLEVVAGERRAVRAEVTALGGTGSAPLRTERRLAAPRLLARRGGRLHIVTPTTNHKGQVIVAITPVTPRRFIARLRRMWPSGGK